The following are from one region of the Geoalkalibacter subterraneus genome:
- a CDS encoding Druantia anti-phage system protein DruA gives MQAHHYLGDLPKIGETLWYVAILRQQWVALLSFSAAALKCAVRDQWIGWDHRRQYDRLKLVANNSRFLILPQWHLPNLGSRVLALCEQRIQRDWLERFGHPLVLMETFVDPQRYQGTVYKAANWLCLGQTKGFRRTRQGYSNLAQSPKMVFVRALQSNAQSLLSRPLLGAPYCPGDVKMLLTANQMRSLPEFFTDIPDPRRAAGKRHRLSTVLAIAAGATLCGMRGYKAISDWAKSLGPKARERFGCRKKQGQYLVPSEYIIRDILIRVDPDHLDRSFQRWNEAYAGADESLAIDGKTMCNATDEQGRKTHIMSAIGHETKTCHTQKKSASCR, from the coding sequence ATGCAAGCGCATCATTATCTGGGAGATCTGCCCAAGATCGGCGAAACCCTCTGGTACGTTGCCATATTGCGCCAGCAGTGGGTCGCTTTGCTGAGCTTTTCCGCTGCGGCCTTGAAGTGCGCCGTTCGCGACCAGTGGATTGGCTGGGATCATCGGCGCCAATATGACCGCTTGAAGCTGGTTGCCAACAATAGCCGTTTTCTGATCCTGCCGCAGTGGCATTTGCCCAATCTGGGCTCGCGCGTCTTGGCGCTGTGCGAACAAAGAATCCAGCGCGACTGGCTGGAGCGCTTTGGCCATCCGCTTGTGCTGATGGAGACCTTTGTCGATCCGCAGCGCTATCAAGGCACGGTTTACAAGGCGGCCAATTGGCTATGCCTGGGTCAGACCAAGGGATTTCGCCGAACCCGTCAAGGTTATAGCAACCTCGCACAGTCCCCGAAGATGGTGTTTGTTCGTGCGCTGCAGTCCAATGCCCAATCGCTCTTGTCCCGCCCCCTGCTTGGGGCGCCCTATTGTCCAGGAGACGTGAAAATGTTGTTGACAGCCAATCAAATGCGATCCTTGCCAGAGTTTTTCACCGACATCCCCGACCCGCGCCGCGCCGCAGGGAAACGCCACCGGCTGTCCACCGTTTTGGCCATTGCCGCCGGGGCGACGCTTTGCGGGATGCGCGGGTACAAGGCGATTTCCGATTGGGCCAAAAGTCTTGGCCCCAAGGCGCGCGAGCGCTTCGGATGCCGTAAAAAACAAGGGCAGTACCTTGTCCCGAGCGAATACATCATCCGCGATATCCTCATCAGGGTCGATCCGGATCATCTCGACCGCAGCTTTCAACGTTGGAACGAGGCTTACGCAGGCGCGGATGAAAGCCTCGCCATTGACGGCAAGACCATGTGCAACGCCACCGACGAGCAAGGCCGCAAGACGCATATCATGAGCGCGATCGGCCACGAGACCAAAACCTGCCACACCCAAAAAAAGTCGGCCTCCTGCCGATAG
- the recA gene encoding recombinase RecA: MADDNRNRAIDLAIGQIEKQFGKGSIMRLGEDVALPGVEAIPTGALSLDIALGVGGVPRGRIIEIYGPESSGKTTLALHIVAEAQKKGGIAAFVDAEHALDIQYAKKLGVKTDDILVSQPDTGEQALEIAEVMVRSGAIDILVVDSVAALTPRAEIEGEMGDSHVGLQARLMSQALRKLTGTISKSKTCVIFINQIRMKIGVMFGNPETTTGGNALKFYSSVRLDIRRIAALKQGQESIGNRTRVKVVKNKVAPPFKEAEFDIMYGTGISREGDLVDLGANVDIVEKSGSWYSFAGERIGQGRENAKTFLREHPDVAQAIEDRLREHYGLNPPAEKTEE, encoded by the coding sequence ATGGCCGACGACAACCGCAACCGTGCCATTGACCTGGCCATTGGTCAGATCGAAAAACAATTCGGCAAAGGCAGCATCATGCGCCTTGGCGAAGATGTCGCTCTGCCCGGCGTCGAAGCGATCCCCACCGGAGCGCTCTCTCTCGATATCGCCCTGGGGGTGGGCGGCGTGCCGCGCGGACGGATTATCGAAATCTACGGCCCTGAATCATCGGGCAAAACCACCCTGGCGCTGCACATTGTCGCCGAGGCCCAGAAAAAAGGGGGCATCGCCGCCTTCGTCGATGCCGAGCACGCTCTCGACATTCAGTACGCGAAAAAACTCGGCGTCAAGACCGACGATATTCTCGTGTCCCAGCCCGATACCGGCGAGCAGGCGCTGGAGATCGCCGAAGTGATGGTGCGCAGCGGCGCTATCGATATCCTGGTGGTCGACTCGGTCGCGGCGCTGACTCCGCGCGCCGAAATCGAGGGGGAGATGGGAGATTCCCACGTCGGCCTGCAGGCGCGCCTCATGTCGCAGGCCCTGCGCAAACTCACCGGCACGATCAGCAAATCGAAGACCTGCGTCATCTTCATCAACCAGATCCGCATGAAGATCGGCGTCATGTTCGGCAACCCCGAAACGACTACCGGCGGCAATGCGCTCAAGTTCTACTCCTCGGTGCGCCTCGACATCCGCCGCATTGCGGCCCTGAAGCAGGGGCAGGAATCCATCGGCAACCGTACCCGCGTCAAAGTGGTGAAAAACAAGGTGGCCCCGCCTTTCAAGGAAGCCGAATTCGATATCATGTACGGTACCGGCATCAGCCGCGAGGGGGATCTCGTTGACCTGGGCGCCAATGTCGATATCGTCGAAAAAAGCGGCTCCTGGTATTCCTTCGCCGGCGAGCGTATCGGGCAGGGCCGCGAAAACGCCAAGACATTCCTGCGTGAGCACCCGGATGTGGCCCAGGCCATTGAAGATCGTCTGCGTGAGCACTACGGGCTGAATCCTCCCGCGGAAAAAACTGAGGAATAA
- a CDS encoding type IV pilus twitching motility protein PilT produces MDLNEVLKLGLRARASDIHIKAGLPPVYRIDGALKPLPNAPRMISEQIAKMADGVMNASQKAHFEEVHEVDLAYGVPGLGRFRVNVFRQRGSVSMVFRVIPFKVQNLDELQLPGVLKKIGEEQRGLVLVTGATGSGKSTTLAAMIDYINSSRTSHIVTIEDPIEYLHRDKRSIVNQREVGFDTEGFDVALKSALRQDPDVILVGEMRDYETIETALTAAETGHLVLSTLHTIDAPETINRIVSVFPPYQQRQIRIQLASVLKGVVSQRLVPRADGKGRVPAVEVLVSTARTRELMEDKDKTRLLRDAIQQGFVSYGMQTFDQSLMALLKKKLITFDEALRQSSNPDDFKLKMSGISSTSDLSWDDFEKEDDSDESDASGENGEDPQIERF; encoded by the coding sequence ATGGACCTCAACGAAGTCCTGAAACTGGGATTGCGGGCGCGCGCCTCGGACATTCACATCAAGGCGGGGCTGCCCCCCGTCTACCGCATCGACGGTGCGCTCAAGCCGCTGCCCAACGCGCCGCGCATGATCTCCGAGCAGATCGCCAAGATGGCCGACGGCGTGATGAACGCATCTCAGAAGGCACATTTCGAAGAGGTGCATGAGGTCGACCTGGCCTACGGAGTGCCGGGACTGGGCCGCTTCCGCGTCAACGTATTCCGGCAGCGCGGCTCCGTTTCCATGGTTTTCCGCGTCATCCCCTTCAAGGTGCAGAACCTCGATGAGCTGCAGCTGCCCGGCGTGCTCAAGAAAATCGGCGAGGAGCAGCGCGGCCTGGTGCTGGTGACCGGTGCCACCGGTTCGGGGAAATCGACCACGCTGGCAGCGATGATCGATTATATCAACAGCTCCCGCACCAGCCATATCGTCACCATCGAGGATCCGATCGAATACCTGCATCGCGACAAGCGCAGCATCGTCAATCAGCGTGAAGTGGGCTTCGACACCGAAGGTTTCGATGTGGCCCTGAAAAGCGCGCTGCGCCAGGATCCCGATGTCATCCTGGTCGGGGAGATGCGCGACTACGAAACGATCGAAACCGCCCTGACCGCTGCGGAAACGGGACACCTGGTGCTCTCCACCCTGCATACCATCGATGCGCCGGAGACCATCAACCGCATCGTGTCGGTGTTTCCCCCGTATCAACAGCGCCAGATCCGCATCCAGCTGGCCAGCGTTCTCAAGGGGGTTGTCTCGCAGCGGCTGGTGCCGCGCGCCGACGGCAAGGGGCGCGTGCCGGCGGTCGAAGTCCTGGTCAGCACGGCGCGCACCCGCGAACTGATGGAGGACAAGGACAAGACGCGCCTGCTGCGTGATGCCATCCAGCAGGGCTTTGTCTCCTACGGCATGCAGACCTTTGATCAATCGCTGATGGCGCTGCTCAAGAAAAAGCTCATCACCTTTGACGAAGCGCTGCGCCAGTCCTCCAACCCGGATGATTTCAAACTCAAGATGTCGGGGATATCCTCCACTTCGGATCTGAGCTGGGACGATTTCGAAAAAGAGGACGACAGCGACGAAAGCGACGCCTCCGGAGAAAATGGAGAAGACCCGCAAATCGAAAGATTCTGA
- the thpR gene encoding RNA 2',3'-cyclic phosphodiesterase translates to MAEIRAFIAVPLSEKNLAAIRDLRRRIEPRYPQMRWVRTDDQIHLTLRFFAALPEEDLDRIHESMLSVGDLNAPFSVKIRGLGGFPRLNRPRVLWLGLEPSAPLVALHRRLEGALRREGFAPEERPFTPHVTLARARRRGGEEIKPPAWGRSWCGGSLDVNEIILYHSRLNPQGAVHTPLYRVGLNGTSSQKEHHT, encoded by the coding sequence ATGGCTGAGATCCGTGCCTTTATCGCGGTTCCCCTTTCTGAGAAAAACCTGGCGGCCATCCGCGACCTGCGCCGCAGGATCGAACCCCGCTACCCGCAAATGCGCTGGGTACGCACCGACGACCAGATCCATCTGACCCTGCGCTTTTTCGCCGCGCTGCCGGAAGAAGACCTTGATCGGATTCACGAATCCATGCTATCGGTAGGAGATTTAAATGCCCCGTTCAGCGTGAAGATTCGGGGGCTGGGCGGCTTTCCGCGACTGAATCGACCTCGCGTACTCTGGCTGGGGCTCGAGCCGTCGGCACCTCTCGTTGCACTTCATCGCAGGCTGGAGGGCGCTCTTCGACGGGAGGGTTTCGCGCCGGAAGAGCGGCCGTTTACCCCCCATGTCACTCTCGCTCGCGCCCGACGGCGGGGCGGGGAAGAAATCAAACCGCCGGCCTGGGGGCGCAGCTGGTGCGGCGGCTCGCTGGACGTCAACGAAATAATTCTCTACCATAGCCGCCTGAACCCGCAAGGGGCCGTTCATACCCCCCTGTACCGGGTCGGCCTGAACGGCACTTCATCGCAAAAAGAACATCACACATAA
- a CDS encoding ISAs1 family transposase, translating into MAIPLLEAISIEGKTISADALLTQRRLARYLVEDRQAHYHFTVKGNQPRLLEDLTLYFHGRQEPHAVTVDSDHGRIETRRIWVTAELNDYLDFPHVGQAFMVERERVNKKSGKVSTETVYGITSHTPQQADAQRILKTNRNHWCIENSCHYIIDWNYDEDRSRIRTGHGPENITRLRRFAVGLIKSKSVGSVAQKMRMLAMNPRAVFDYLRMTDNTRSRRSAAGCN; encoded by the coding sequence ATGGCCATCCCCTTGCTCGAGGCGATCAGCATCGAAGGCAAGACCATCAGCGCCGACGCCCTATTGACGCAACGCCGATTGGCCCGCTACCTGGTCGAAGACAGGCAGGCCCATTACCATTTCACCGTCAAAGGCAATCAGCCCCGGCTTCTCGAAGACCTCACCCTGTATTTTCATGGCCGCCAAGAACCTCACGCTGTCACCGTCGACTCCGACCATGGCCGGATCGAGACGCGGAGGATCTGGGTCACCGCCGAGCTCAACGACTATCTCGACTTTCCTCACGTCGGTCAGGCTTTCATGGTCGAACGCGAAAGGGTCAACAAAAAGAGCGGGAAAGTCTCAACCGAAACCGTTTACGGAATCACCAGCCACACACCGCAGCAGGCCGACGCCCAGCGCATCCTCAAGACTAATCGCAACCACTGGTGCATAGAAAACAGCTGCCACTACATCATTGACTGGAATTACGACGAAGACCGAAGCCGGATACGCACCGGCCATGGGCCGGAAAACATCACCCGGCTCCGACGCTTCGCGGTCGGTCTGATTAAATCAAAAAGCGTCGGCAGCGTTGCGCAGAAAATGAGGATGCTCGCCATGAACCCCCGCGCCGTCTTCGACTACCTGCGAATGACCGATAATACAAGGAGCAGGCGCTCGGCTGCTGGATGCAATTAG
- a CDS encoding Druantia anti-phage system protein DruA gives MQAHHYLGDLPKIGETLWYVAILRQQWVALLSFSAAALKCAVRDQWIGWDHRRQYDRLKLVANNSRFLILPQWHLPNLGSRVLALCEQRIQRDWLERFGHPLVLMETFVDPQRYQGTVYKAANWLCLGQTKGFRRTRQGYSNLAQSPKMVFVRALQSNAQSLLSRPLLGAPYCPGDVKMLLTANQMRSLPEFFTDIPDPRRAAGKRHRLSTVLAIAAGATLCGMRGYKAISDWAKSLGPKARERFGCRKKQGQYLVPSEYIIRDILIRVDPDHLDRSFQRWNEAYAGADESLAIDGKTMCNATDEQGRKTHIMSAIGHETKTCHTQKKSASCR, from the coding sequence ATGCAAGCGCATCATTATCTGGGAGATCTGCCCAAGATCGGCGAAACCCTCTGGTACGTTGCCATATTGCGCCAGCAGTGGGTCGCTTTGCTGAGCTTTTCCGCTGCGGCCTTGAAGTGCGCCGTTCGCGACCAGTGGATTGGCTGGGATCATCGGCGCCAATATGACCGCTTGAAGCTGGTTGCCAACAATAGCCGTTTTTTGATCCTGCCGCAGTGGCATTTGCCCAATCTGGGCTCGCGCGTCTTGGCGCTGTGCGAACAAAGAATCCAGCGCGACTGGCTGGAGCGCTTTGGCCATCCGCTTGTGCTGATGGAGACCTTTGTCGATCCGCAGCGCTATCAAGGCACGGTTTACAAGGCGGCCAATTGGCTATGCCTGGGTCAGACCAAGGGATTTCGCCGAACCCGTCAAGGTTATAGCAACCTCGCACAGTCCCCGAAGATGGTGTTTGTTCGTGCGCTGCAGTCCAATGCCCAATCGCTCTTGTCCCGCCCCCTGCTTGGGGCGCCCTATTGTCCAGGAGACGTGAAAATGTTGTTGACAGCCAATCAAATGCGATCCTTGCCAGAGTTTTTCACCGACATCCCCGACCCGCGCCGCGCCGCAGGGAAACGCCACCGGCTGTCCACCGTTTTGGCCATTGCCGCCGGGGCGACGCTTTGCGGGATGCGCGGGTACAAGGCGATTTCCGATTGGGCCAAAAGTCTTGGCCCCAAGGCGCGCGAGCGCTTCGGATGCCGTAAAAAACAAGGGCAGTACCTTGTCCCGAGCGAATACATCATCCGCGATATCCTCATCAGGGTCGATCCGGATCATCTCGACCGCAGCTTTCAACGTTGGAACGAGGCTTACGCAGGCGCGGATGAAAGCCTCGCCATCGACGGCAAGACCATGTGCAACGCCACCGACGAGCAAGGCCGCAAGACGCATATCATGAGCGCGATCGGCCACGAGACCAAAACCTGCCACACCCAAAAAAAGTCGGCCTCCTGCCGATAG
- a CDS encoding sensor histidine kinase encodes MPCKKHLQTQTEKLQKEHEDLRRQIEAAQKRFQHIFDHAGDALFFIDPTDGRLLQVNPQGERMLGYSQEEIRRQSLSVLFPGRQMRRYLRLVRRVMRDGYGEEPALQLRRKDGEKLIGAVHARLGQLGEHQIVHGVIRDVTRFRQAENALRRRNRELVLLNEIARNIAGRSGLDELLQTILEDVIAVLEAHGGGIFLVRDEGTTLQLAVHRNISSDVLTDIRNVPPGLGLAGRVAASGHPQGSADVQTDLRLRSHAIRNAGWRGFQAIPLTAQEQTVGVLFLFNHDRRVLNHDERSLLMAIGHQVGTAIQGAELFEALKWQNRLTKASNRELQRSRRKLSDNLTRVQDHNRELKRLERMKSNFMALASHELRTPLTCVISGTQFLRDNLAGRLPPDEVQLFDAVLQGAQRLDTIVRDMLEAARLETNSLYLAREKVDLAVLLRNLGDEFSSVLSQRQLSFDLQPPPHPLELTGDAFHLKRTLSRLMENAVKYTPSGGEIAVHSRLRCFAEVQAERSALAPFSPNFFRDTIGGPLVQITVRDTGIGIQPGEHLRVFDKFYEIGEIDAHSTSRTRFGGKGVGLGLTLVKGMVEAHGGMVWLESCTGQQPGSAFHLLLPVSLDSVMGAAYG; translated from the coding sequence TTGCCTTGTAAAAAACACCTCCAGACCCAAACGGAAAAACTGCAGAAAGAGCACGAAGATCTGCGGCGGCAGATCGAAGCGGCGCAGAAGCGTTTTCAGCACATCTTCGACCATGCCGGCGATGCCCTGTTTTTCATCGACCCCACTGACGGCAGACTTTTACAGGTCAACCCCCAAGGGGAAAGAATGCTGGGCTACAGCCAGGAGGAGATTCGCAGGCAGTCCCTTTCGGTTCTTTTTCCCGGCCGCCAGATGCGTCGCTACCTGCGGCTGGTGCGCCGCGTCATGCGTGACGGCTACGGCGAGGAGCCTGCGTTGCAGCTGCGGCGCAAAGATGGGGAAAAACTGATCGGCGCGGTGCATGCCCGCCTCGGCCAACTGGGTGAGCATCAGATCGTGCACGGCGTCATCCGCGATGTCACCCGCTTTCGGCAGGCGGAAAACGCGCTGCGCCGCAGAAACCGCGAGCTGGTGCTGCTCAATGAGATCGCCCGCAACATTGCCGGACGCAGCGGCCTCGACGAGCTGTTGCAGACCATTCTGGAGGACGTCATTGCCGTCCTTGAGGCCCATGGCGGTGGCATCTTCCTGGTCCGCGACGAAGGCACCACTTTACAGCTGGCGGTCCATCGCAATATCAGCTCCGATGTTCTGACTGATATCCGCAACGTGCCGCCGGGGCTCGGGCTGGCCGGCCGGGTGGCGGCCAGCGGACACCCGCAGGGTTCCGCCGATGTCCAAACCGATCTGCGCCTGCGCAGCCACGCCATTCGTAATGCCGGCTGGCGCGGCTTTCAGGCCATTCCGTTGACAGCCCAGGAGCAGACTGTCGGGGTCCTGTTTTTATTCAACCATGATCGACGCGTTCTCAATCACGATGAGCGCAGTCTGCTGATGGCGATCGGCCACCAGGTCGGCACGGCGATTCAGGGAGCCGAGCTTTTCGAAGCCCTCAAATGGCAGAACCGGCTGACCAAAGCCAGCAACCGTGAACTGCAACGCTCACGCCGCAAGCTAAGCGACAATCTGACCCGGGTCCAGGACCACAACCGGGAACTTAAACGCCTGGAGCGGATGAAGAGCAATTTCATGGCGTTGGCGTCCCACGAGCTGCGCACCCCGCTGACCTGCGTGATTTCAGGCACCCAGTTTCTGCGTGACAACCTCGCCGGCCGCCTGCCGCCCGACGAGGTTCAGCTCTTCGATGCCGTGCTGCAGGGCGCGCAGCGCCTCGACACCATTGTACGCGACATGCTGGAAGCCGCCCGCCTGGAGACCAACTCCCTTTACCTGGCCCGCGAAAAGGTGGATCTGGCCGTTTTGCTGCGCAACCTGGGGGATGAATTCAGCTCTGTTCTTTCTCAACGGCAGCTCTCCTTTGATTTACAGCCCCCGCCCCATCCCCTTGAACTCACCGGCGACGCGTTCCATCTCAAGCGAACCCTGAGCCGACTGATGGAAAATGCCGTCAAATACACACCGTCCGGCGGTGAGATTGCCGTGCACAGTCGCTTGCGCTGCTTTGCCGAAGTCCAGGCCGAAAGATCGGCCCTGGCCCCCTTCTCCCCCAACTTCTTTCGCGACACCATCGGCGGGCCCCTGGTGCAGATCACGGTGCGCGACACCGGCATCGGCATCCAGCCGGGAGAGCATCTTCGCGTGTTCGACAAATTTTATGAAATCGGGGAAATCGACGCCCATTCCACCTCCAGAACCCGCTTCGGGGGCAAGGGCGTCGGGCTGGGCCTGACGCTGGTCAAGGGGATGGTCGAGGCCCATGGCGGCATGGTGTGGCTGGAAAGCTGCACCGGGCAGCAGCCCGGCAGCGCATTTCACCTCCTGCTGCCTGTCAGTCTTGATTCTGTGATGGGCGCAGCCTATGGCTGA
- the alaS gene encoding alanine--tRNA ligase, whose translation MTGNDIRARFLKFFEDRGHTVVPSSSLVPHNDPTLLFTNAGMNQFKDCFLGREKRPYVRAASSQKCVRAGGKHNDLENVGRTARHHTFFEMLGNFSFGDYFKKEAIAFAWEFLTKDLNLDKDKLYVTVYTEDDEAADIWHQQEGVPRERIFRFGEKDNFWSMGDTGPCGPCSEIFWDNGPEVGCGSPDCAVGCDCDRYMEIWNNVFMQFDRDAGGTLTPLPKPSVDTGMGLERIATVLQGVKSNYDTDLLRGIIDFVAELAGKRYGDDKDSDVSMRVIADHARATVFLIGDGVLPSNEGRGYVLRRIMRRAARHAKMLGFEEPMLYKAGGRVIEMMREAYPELEERADYIAKVTRNEEERFIQTLGNGLRILQEEVERLRRQGEKQIPGKVVFRLYDTFGFPVDLTADIVEAEGFTLDEAGFESCMEEQRRKAREHWKGSGEQTVEAVWRELVESGIRSEFCGYGSLEGFGKVQAIIKDGERVNEARAGEQVQIVCSQTPFYGESGGQAGDRGEMAAGETRVRIKGTQKPLPDLIVHQGEITEGLLREGDTVEMKVDGAARSATARNHTATHILQAVLIDILGDHVKQAGSLVTPERLRFDFTHFSAMSEEEISRVEQEVNRRIRENEAVASEEMEAEQAIRAGATALFGEKYGERVRVVSVGDFSMELCGGTHTRAAGDIGLFKILQETGIAAGVRRIEAVTGEKAVEIVQQQQEAIERVAALIKSDPRQMESRLQKMIERQKEMERELESLRDKLNAERSGELLSNVREVSGVRYLATRVEGVDGKGLREFSDQVRDKLGSGVAILACESGGKANLLVAVSKDLTDRLQAGRLIKELAAIVGGGGGGRPDLAQAGGSRPEKLDDALAAAEGIIAQQLS comes from the coding sequence ATGACCGGCAACGACATTCGCGCACGTTTTCTGAAATTCTTCGAGGACCGCGGCCATACGGTGGTGCCCTCCTCCTCGCTGGTTCCGCACAACGATCCCACCCTGCTGTTTACCAATGCGGGGATGAACCAGTTCAAGGACTGCTTTCTGGGCCGCGAAAAGCGTCCCTATGTTCGGGCTGCATCCAGCCAGAAGTGCGTACGCGCCGGCGGCAAGCACAACGACCTGGAGAACGTCGGCCGCACCGCCCGCCATCACACCTTCTTCGAGATGCTCGGTAATTTCTCCTTCGGCGATTATTTCAAGAAGGAAGCTATCGCCTTCGCCTGGGAGTTTCTCACCAAAGACCTCAACCTCGACAAGGACAAACTCTACGTCACGGTCTACACCGAAGACGATGAAGCCGCCGACATCTGGCACCAGCAGGAAGGGGTGCCGCGCGAGCGGATCTTCCGTTTCGGGGAGAAGGACAACTTCTGGTCCATGGGCGATACCGGCCCCTGCGGGCCCTGCAGCGAAATCTTCTGGGACAACGGCCCGGAAGTCGGCTGCGGCAGCCCCGATTGCGCGGTGGGTTGCGACTGCGACCGCTATATGGAGATCTGGAACAACGTCTTCATGCAGTTCGACCGCGACGCCGGCGGTACCCTGACTCCGCTGCCCAAACCTTCGGTGGACACCGGCATGGGACTCGAACGTATTGCCACCGTGCTGCAGGGGGTCAAATCCAACTACGACACCGACCTGCTGCGCGGCATCATCGATTTTGTAGCCGAACTGGCCGGCAAGCGCTACGGCGACGACAAGGACAGCGACGTCTCCATGCGCGTCATTGCCGACCACGCCCGCGCCACCGTCTTTCTCATCGGCGACGGGGTGCTTCCTTCCAACGAAGGGCGCGGCTATGTCCTGCGTCGCATCATGCGCCGCGCCGCGCGCCACGCCAAGATGCTCGGTTTCGAGGAACCGATGCTCTACAAAGCCGGGGGACGTGTCATCGAAATGATGCGCGAGGCATATCCGGAGCTTGAAGAGCGTGCCGACTACATCGCCAAAGTCACCCGCAATGAAGAAGAGCGTTTCATTCAGACCCTGGGCAACGGCCTGCGCATCCTGCAGGAGGAAGTTGAACGGCTGCGCAGGCAGGGGGAAAAGCAGATCCCCGGCAAAGTGGTGTTCCGCCTGTACGATACGTTCGGCTTCCCGGTCGACCTCACCGCCGACATTGTCGAGGCCGAAGGATTTACCTTGGATGAAGCCGGATTCGAGTCCTGCATGGAGGAACAGCGTCGCAAGGCCCGCGAGCACTGGAAAGGCTCGGGCGAGCAAACCGTGGAAGCGGTGTGGCGCGAATTGGTGGAAAGCGGCATTCGCAGTGAGTTCTGCGGCTACGGCAGCCTGGAGGGATTCGGCAAGGTCCAGGCCATCATCAAAGACGGTGAAAGGGTCAATGAAGCCCGGGCCGGAGAACAGGTGCAGATCGTCTGCTCGCAAACGCCCTTCTACGGTGAATCGGGCGGTCAGGCCGGTGACAGGGGGGAAATGGCGGCGGGCGAGACCCGCGTGCGCATCAAGGGAACACAAAAACCGCTGCCGGATCTCATCGTACACCAGGGCGAAATCACCGAGGGACTGCTGCGCGAAGGCGACACGGTTGAAATGAAGGTGGACGGCGCTGCGCGTTCCGCCACGGCCCGCAATCACACCGCAACCCATATCCTGCAGGCGGTGCTGATCGATATTCTCGGCGATCATGTCAAGCAGGCGGGCTCGCTTGTCACACCTGAGCGGCTACGGTTTGACTTCACGCATTTTTCCGCTATGAGTGAAGAAGAGATTTCCCGCGTGGAGCAGGAAGTCAACCGCCGCATCCGCGAAAACGAAGCGGTCGCCAGCGAGGAGATGGAAGCGGAGCAGGCCATCAGGGCCGGCGCCACGGCCCTGTTCGGCGAAAAGTACGGCGAACGGGTCCGGGTCGTGTCCGTTGGAGACTTCAGCATGGAGCTGTGCGGTGGCACTCACACCCGGGCCGCCGGCGACATCGGCCTGTTCAAGATCCTGCAGGAGACCGGCATCGCCGCCGGGGTGCGGCGCATCGAGGCCGTCACCGGCGAAAAAGCGGTAGAGATCGTGCAGCAGCAGCAGGAGGCGATCGAGCGCGTGGCGGCATTGATCAAAAGCGACCCACGCCAGATGGAGAGCCGCCTGCAGAAGATGATCGAACGCCAGAAGGAAATGGAGCGCGAACTCGAATCGCTGCGCGACAAGCTCAACGCCGAACGCTCCGGCGAACTTCTGTCCAATGTGCGCGAGGTTTCCGGCGTGCGCTATCTCGCCACCCGCGTTGAGGGGGTCGACGGCAAGGGGCTGCGCGAATT
- a CDS encoding regulatory protein RecX gives MEKTRKSKDSDPMAAALRLLGRRDRSTAELTRDLHNRGYDEERTAAVIERCRELGYLNDRRFAEERARAMLRDGRGVGRRIELDLQRRGIGAERARDAIDKAQHEQPPEQVARNLLARRFPRFKYHQADDREKRRVMAFFQRRGFSLDLILAILRETETTSP, from the coding sequence ATGGAGAAGACCCGCAAATCGAAAGATTCTGATCCCATGGCGGCAGCCCTGCGGCTGCTGGGAAGGCGCGACCGCTCTACGGCGGAGTTGACGCGCGATCTGCACAATCGCGGCTACGATGAAGAGCGGACTGCCGCCGTCATTGAGCGCTGCCGCGAACTGGGCTATCTCAACGACCGCCGCTTTGCCGAGGAGCGCGCCCGCGCCATGCTGCGCGACGGCCGCGGGGTCGGACGCCGGATCGAGCTTGATCTGCAGCGCCGGGGAATCGGGGCGGAAAGAGCGCGTGACGCCATTGACAAGGCACAGCACGAACAGCCGCCCGAACAGGTCGCCCGCAATCTGCTGGCACGCCGCTTCCCCAGGTTTAAGTATCACCAGGCAGACGACCGCGAAAAACGTCGCGTCATGGCCTTTTTCCAGCGGCGCGGCTTTTCATTGGATCTGATTCTCGCTATTCTCAGAGAAACCGAGACAACATCGCCATAA